The window TTTGACCCATATTAAAACCAAAGTGCGTGTGTGGAAGCGATGTTCATGTGTAATTTCAGCCGAATAAATATACGCCATGTGGATATATTGTCCACGTAATTCACTTGGGTATTGGTTGACCCGTCACAAGGGTTGTTATACACTAATAAGGAATTACCCATCCCCATTTTTTACCTCCATTAGTccgtaaaaaaaataaaaaccctAACCCGACAAATTTCACTACGAATCACTTGTTCATGCTCCCAAATCCATCGGCTTGAATTTGTTTGTCTTTATTTTTTTACTGGTAAACAATATTTGTTGTTTATCCATAGTTATTTGTTGTTTATTGTGGTTGCATATTAGTAATGTGATTTTTGGAATCTCAGAACCAAAGTTTaagttttttctcttcttttttgtcGAATCTTTCTGACTTGCCTTTGTTTTTTCGTGCTTTGTCTTTCTCAATGTAGGGTAAAGTATGTCTGGGGACACCTTTATTCTTGTACGCTTTCATCATAGTGGAACCTTTACCAAATCTCCAGACGCAAAATATGTCACCAATATAGAGGTGAATGAATTTTCTATCGATCAACACCACTTCTTCCTTTTTAAATTTAGTTTTATACAAGGGGGCTGGGGTACCGCAGTATTGGGAGTTTTTATGTCTTTAACCCTAATACTAAAGAATTTGTATTGATGGAAAATGATGAATAATGATATAATATTGGTTGCCACTGTACAAATGGGAAATTAAATGTGTATGTTTTACATGTtattgatgaggttgttgacacaTTTGTCCCAGCTGGCTATTTATGTGGACCAAAAATTACTCAAGATAGTAGTGACTCAATAAATAAGTCATCTAGGGCAACAGTTGAAGGTGATCCAGATAATATATATACAGAAGAGCCTCTCGAAGAGCCTCCACTTGAAGAGGCTCAGGCTGGTGTTGCTGTTAAAGATTTTTTTGGTGAAGAACTAAATATTGGTGGTGTAGAGGAATTTATTGCTGAGAAAGATGATTATGTTCTTGCAGAAGATGAAGTTATTGGTGGTGAAGAAGGAGTTGAATCAGATATGGATAGTAGTGAGTCTGATGTAGATAAAATTTCTGATGAGGATAATAGTGAGGTTCATGAAGAGTTGAGAGTCATAAGAAATGATAGGAGAAATAAAAACAAGGCTAGTAGAAGAAAGAAACAACCTGAAACTGTTGAAGTACCAATAGGAGAAGCTGGAATTGATAGAGGTTTTGAAGATATAGGGGtgaacaaagaaaagaaatataCTAGCAGATTAGGAGGTGATGAAGAATTCATAGATAGTTCATATGCTGGAAGTGATGACACTAATGAAGAGCTGGATGTGGACTTTAAGCCAGTGTTGACATTCTACGTAGAAGGAAGATCACAAAGGTTAGATATGACTCAGACTGTGTAGTTTCAATATTTGAATTGGGCATGATATTTGAGAATTCTAAGGTATTTAGGAAGGCAGTGACTGATTATGTAATTGAGTACAAGGTTCAACTCAAGCTTAGACCCAATGAGAAGCATAGAGTAAGGGTAAGGTATAAACATAAAAGATGCATATGGGAGTTTTTGGCTAGTATTGATAGGGATTCTAATGACTTTATGGTGAATAAATACTACCATGTTAACAAGTGTCAACCATTGAACACAAACATATTGTGCAATTCCAAGTACATTGCTAACAAATTTAAAAAGAGCTAACTGTTGCACTTATATGAGGATCTGGAAAATTTAGGAACTTGTTAGAGAGAATTTGGGATTGTATGTAAGAAGAACGATTGCTTATAGGGCCAAACAAATAGTTCTTAGAAAGTTTATGGTGGATTGAAAGTTGGAGTTTTCTAGACTTTGTGACTATGTTGATAGTATTAAAGAAACAAAACCTGGTAGCTCTTGTTGGGTAGAAATTGACAGGGAATCAGAGCCTAGTAAAAACTTGTTTAAGTACTTTTATGTTTGTTTTGATGCGTTGAAGAAAGGTTAGCTAGAAGGTTTGTAGGAAGATCATTGGCTTTGATGGGTGTTTTATAAAAGAAGATTACAATGGTGAATTAGTGGTTGCTATAGGAAGAAATGGGAAACGGCAGATGTTTCCTATTGCATGGGATGTTATACACCATGAGACCAAACATTCATGAAGATGGTTCATTGAATACTTAATGGAAGATCTGCAGCTGGGATATGGTCAAGGTTTAATAGTAATGTCAGACATGCAGAAGGTAAATATTTTTCTATTCTAGCTTATTAATAGTAGTACATTTTTGTGGTTTAATTTCTAATGTTTTATTCTGCCTATATTTTTATGTAGGGATTTTTGGCAGTTGTGAAAGACTTGTTACCTGAAGCAAAAGTCAGAATATGTGCAAGGCACATATGGTAAAACTAGTCAAGGAAATAAAAGGGAGAAGAACGAAAAAAGTAATTCTGGAAAGTTTAAAAGACAAGCTATGTGTTTAAATACATCAAAGAAGTTTCCAACAGAAGGAGACTTGGCTCACAGAAGATATGTGAAGACATGATGAAGTATCCAAGGGAGGCATGGTGCAAAGCCTTCTTCCAAGAACATTTCAGGTGTGGCATAGTAGAGAATAACATGTGTGAGACTTTTAATTCATGGATATTGGCTTCTAGGCACAAGAGTATTATTACCATGCTAGAGGAAATTAGACATAAGATCATGGCTAGACATGTTGATATGATTAAGTTTGCTGAGACATAGGTTTCAGATATATCACCTTTGGCTAAGCTAATATTAAAAGAGAACAAGGTGTTAGCTAGACAGTGCACAATTATATGGAATAGTCATGATggatttgaaatcaaacagaAAGAGTTAAGGTTTATAGTAAATAATACATTCAAGACTTGCACTTGTAGGTTGTGGAAGTTGAGAGGCATCCCATGTGAACATGTAATGTGTGCATATTATTACTTATAGTAGGATACAGATGAACATGTGGTGCACTGGTATAGAAAGAATAAATTTTTATAGAATTATGGGCACTTCATTCAGTCAATTCCTAACTTTAAAATGTGGCCTATGAGTAACAATCCTCCAATTGAATCACCAGCACCAAAGCCAATGCCAGGCAAACCccaaaagaattgaagaaaggCCAAGAATAAACAAGCAAAAAAATAGAGCAAGCGATccaaaaaaaagatttaaaatgacATGTTCACAATGTCATCAACTTGGCCACAATAAAAAATGATGTCCAACAAGAGTATGAACTATACTATACAACTATTATTTAATGTGATATCTTCATTACATTTTCTGTAACTTCACTgcatttttgtttctttattatttcAGAGTGGTCCTGGAGAGTCTTCAGCTACTACAAGGACAACTAGTGGTATGCAATTATTGGAGGAAGGGGCAATGGTATATCAATTGACGCAACTAATGGAGGAAAGGGCAGAGGAAGGGGCAATGTTATACCAATTGGTGAAACTACTTAAGGGGCATGGGAAGGGACAGAGGAAGGGCCAGTAGTATAATAATTAGACCTACTAGGAATGTATTTCCATATGTAATTCCTCAAACTGCTCCTAGAGGAAAGGATACAATACCAAGAGGAAGAGGAACTTCAACTAGTGTGAAAAGGGGTATGGGAAGTGCACATGAAGTTGGATCTTCATCTGCTGCTGGCCAAAAAAGGCCAAACATGTTAGATTTAGATGCCCCACTAACCAAGAGACTGGAAGGACAGTCCTTAATATAAGTACAATTCAAACATTTCGTTATGTTACTTTATAAATTTTTTTAGTCTAATATTAAAGGCTTTTTACCTTTTCAGCCTAGTACTTCTGGTGAAAGAGTTATCAACCATGGGAATAGGTTGAGTAATACCACTCTTGTGCAGCCAAGTGATGGAATTAGGCTACCAAGACTAAGATGAAATAGAGGATATGTAATTACTACTTCGCAACTTCAACAAATGAGTGCAAGTCGAAGAAACAAAGTTGGACAACCCACAAATCAACAACCATCACAAAAAAATATAACTCAAGAGATCATGGATAAATTTGCCAAGAAATAGCTTCAGTGACTTGGATTCTATAGTTGAAAGTCTTTAGTTTTTGTTGTTGAACCTCTTGTTGGTAAATGTGATTTGCAACAATATGTATTGTATTTTGTTGAACCTCCTTTTGCCATTTTCTTTTGATTACTTGTAATGTGCTGCATTTTTTCATATTTGTAGAACTTTTTTGAGTTGTGTGATTTCATTCACTTTTGTTATTATGTTTGAAGCAGTTATCTATTGAAAGAAATATGCCTTGCAAGTTGTTTACAGCTTCTACAATAGGATATAAGCAGGTTATAATCtgaaattttcttttgaattttgtgATGTTTGGATTACAAAATCCTATTTTGTTACCAATTTCTTCTCATTTCATTGCATTACAGAAATACTTGAATTAATTTTAAGATCGTATGGAGCCTAAACAATATTACCAGTTTTGTTGTATCTAATGGCAATAGGCATAAATTGAGAATTCTATCAATTGTTTCTTAGAACCAATGCGACCAAAATATGATTCAAATATTGTGAATTACATTAACAACTAAATATGTTGTAAACATCCTACAACAACTTGTTACACAAACAACATCCAAATAATAAAAGGCACCAACTACAAAACATTATCAAACACTAACAACACTAACAACCATCCCACAAATACACTATCAACTACGTTCAGCCACTTCCAAATTCTTTGGCATCAACAATCGCAAGAATAACAACACAACCAAATAATTACGGCAAGTAGTGGAATAACAAACAATAATTTATTCCTCCATTGTCTAGCTCGTTCCCTTTCTTGATAAAAAGCCTTGACTCTCTTCAAAAAACCCTAAATAACTTTATTTGTTTGATCAGGAAATGCCTCCCCAAACCATCTGAAATAGTTACATCCTCATTTGTCTTATAAAATATATCTCAATAAATCAATTGAAAAAATTTACCATTTCATACCAATATAAAGAtcaaagaaatagaaaagattaTCGAAATATATACTTACTAAGCCAATTTTGCATACAAAAATACCTTCTGCCTGGGTTTGCCGAACTCCATGAGATTTTAAACACACATGCCTGACCACATTGGCACGAATCAATCCTCTCTAAATTTTGAGACATTGTCAAGTAACAAACTGAGAGAGAAGATGTGAAGAAAGCTTCAACTGAAAATCGAAGGAGGACGGGGGTCTTCAAATTGGGGGAAAAAATCAATCTTGGCAGAGAAATTCAGGTTGAAGAAGAGGAATTAAGgcatggagaagaagaagaaaggggaaAAGGGGTTAATATAACGTGGGTTTTGCATTTTTATCGTTGGAATAGTCCATGTCAGACTATGTTTTTACATTCACGTGCTCATTATATGTGATTCACACGTGAGGTGTCTCGTGAGATTTTAGTGTTTAAGTGACACACTAAAGGGTTGGTTGAAGTGGCTACATGGAATGgactgaagaataagtagtaaagTGGAAAGCTGATGCAATTTTAAGGGGTTGCCGATGTATTTGGCTTTTATGAATTGGCTAATTTTTGTGCTAACTTATGGGCTGACATAActggtaattttttttaatattattgaatTGAAACTCATGAAATTTGGACTAGTATTTTAAAAGGCATAGGTGTGAGGGAAGACTTTTTTTCTTATAAGGGGCGAGGCGTAACCCTCGAGACATAAGGCGTAAGCCCCACGAGTCTTTAAAagctttaattaattaattaataatattacataataacacaaaacaatacataaaataaattaaaagttcaagaaaatttaaaaaattaaagtaaaaaaatatcTAGCATATTTTTACaagtataaataatataataatattaaagtTACTATAAACTATAAATCAACTATAACGTCTTAACTTTTACAATATTAAAAATCacaatttcttaaaaaaaatattatcaaactaTATATTTTACATCCCTAAAAGTAAATACTCTATTAATTTCATCAGTACtgtaatttaaaaatattactccttcatgcgtaaaatagaaaattacttttaaatagtaaaataataaaagtgTGATAATTTTGAGAGGCATAATGAAGATCTAACAAGTACATATATAAATTATGGCTATCTatttttagaagaaatattcaaataatattaattttggCTATCTATAGTTCGTTATTTGAGTTATTCACAATCTTCTTAATCCTATAGATGAATAGAACTTTAATCGttcatttgttaaagaattttaaGAGTCAACAGTACTAATTAGTGAATTAGACACATGATTTGTATAAGGACTATTGGGAGAGCATCAAGCTTTGGGTGTGTTTAGGGCGTACAGTCGAGTACTTGGGGCATAAGCCTTACGTAACTAAGCCCCACACATGAGCATCAAGGCATTTTGACAGTGCCCCGTCCCAAGCGAGCTCTAAAAAAGCCTTTTAAAACagaaatttgaactatattttaaatttaagacATAATAGATTATTAGTTCAAATTAATATTATCGCTAATataattagtttaattatttCGACACAATTAAACGAATTTAAGTAAAAGTCCATTAAGATAATTCGTTCAGTCGGGCTTCAAACGATGAACTCAGACAACGCCTTTATCCgctactaaaaataaaaatcctcaATATGCCGAAAAAATCATCACAAAGACGCAAAAGAGAGCTCTAAAAGTTAAGAACTTtaagaatccctctacaaattgCAAGCAATGAAACACTTCCATACAAGTTTCAAGCATTGAATCATTTCcgtatatgaaaaaaaaaatcatacaaGTTTCAAGTACTCAAGGATTAAGAACAGGTAAATCAAATATAAAGGCGTTCCAAATTCGAGGTCCCAATCAAATTTAAGATCAAACTTCAAGCCCTTGAATTCAAATTAAtaaaactcaagatcaagctaTCAAAGCCATTGGATCAGCAATTAAAAGAGAAGAAACGATAGATACTTTCTCCGAACTTAGAGAAATTCTACGGCTTGCGACACTCATTGTACTAATTTGCTACACGATTCTTCTTGTCTTGATTTTCACATGCCCGAAGTTTTTTGTCACAGGCAAATTGCGATACTAATacaaatttaaattaattatcaTATCATAGCAATACATAAGTGAGGAATGACGGGTAATATGGCCATTGTTCTGCTACAGAAAGGATAAGAGACTCGATATGATTCGCATCAATCATTTCCCTCGATGGTCTTTGAGTTTCAGGCAAACATCTTGTGCTCGGCGGCTAGAACTCAAAGCAAATAGTAACATTTGCTGTCGGTGCCTGTTTTGAGCCACATCCAGCAAAAATTTACAGAATTCCTAACTGCTATCATTAATCACTGGCTTCACCGTGCAACACATTTTAAGGTTGGACGTAGTACTGGCAAAATAAGAAATTATGACCTCAAATAATCAGAATGCTGCCAAGCACTAGACCTCAGTGGTTAGCACGTAAAGATCCTCTTCAGAACCACCTTTAAGTCATCTTCGACTGCCCCATTGTCATTTCTCTATCTCCTCCTGAATATGACCGTCTGCATTAAAAGATGAAGTTCAATAAAACATTGATGACCCCTCAAATATTACCAGTCCAAGCCTGCAAAGAAATCTATACTCTAACCAGGAAGTCCAACAGCCAAGTTCGCCTGCTGATCAGCATCACAGTTTGATTCCTAACAAAAAGAGAGTTGAAAACTTTTACATCTCCAAAAATGCCAAGGTAAGAACAAGGTAATTGATCAAGCCATAATGAGGGCTCTAATACAAATTTGGTACTATTATATAGTAATAAGTTTGTGATTGATAAAGTGAGACAAGCATATAAACCAAGAATAAAGGGGTAGAGAAGATTTTTTAGGTTACCCGAAGAACATGAATGATGCGGAAAGAAAGAAACCTATCCTTCAGTTGTTTTGCCTGCTGAAAAAGCGTAGAGATGTTTTGATTTTTAACCTTCCACAGACCCTGGATCTGTTCGGAAGGATATACACTTTAATGGATCAAAACCAAGCAGATAAAAGCAAAGAATAAAATAAGAAACCAAACTATAAAATAAACTCTGATGACACCAATGCAAAAACCTTGTCAAAAGACCAACTTCAGAAGCTATAATAAAACATCTCGGAGATATAACTAAGCTCGTCAAAGACTTTAAAGAGTTCATAGAGAAAACAAATGTATGTTGATTCTTTTTCCCACTAAGAGAATCTTCTTGAATGGACAAGAACTATTTGCCGGCTTCTACATTTTCCCTCTCTATCTTTACCCAGCAGCAAAAGGAATCACTCTTTTCGGGGTTTGTCCAACTCAACCAGCTTACCGTAAACTCTAGATCAATGGGATTGTCACTAAAGCATGCAGCcattatttgtctaggaacatCTGTTAAGATTCCCCATTGCCTTGAGATACTCAAACCAGGTCGTCTTGCACTAGGTAAAACTGAGCACTGATGCCGGAGACCTGATTCATTCTCCCATTACCAAACTTACCAAACTTTCGTTCTTTTTCAATTGAGAATCATTAGTTGGATCGCAAGTTAATCATTACTACCTTAGGCCATTTACATTATAAAGCATCTATCCTATAGAAACAAAAGAACTACATTGAAGTGACTTGACAAATGGGTCCACGGCTCGAAAAAATTGTCAGACCTCTTTATCCTATAGAAACAAAAGAACTACATCGAAGTGACGTGAGAAATGGGTCCACGGCTCGAAAAAATTGTCAGACTTCCATGACCTTTTTAAATTAACCGTAGTGTCTGGGCTAACTTGCACGATCATCGACTAATTCCATACGATACCTGCTACCTCTCACCAGCACAGAGGTACCTGATAATTTTGTCCACCAAAGCTTGGATAtatgagaagaaatcacctagtgttttttcCTCAgctgggatttgaacctgagaccttaTGGTTTTCAATTCTCTTCATTGACCAATAGGCCACACCCTTAGAGGCCCTCCTTGACCTTAAAAATATGCATATAAGGATCCCATTCATATAGCTGAAgttgaaagaaggaagaaaactTTGCTTGACGTACAATTCCAAGTACATGTTTGATTGTGCAGCGACACAAAGGAGAAAAGTAGATATCAAGAAATAAGAAGTCAAATATACAAGAATAAACAAATACTATGGGCAACGGACCTGCATACAAACAAGTTTGGAGTCACCCTGAGCACGAATACTTGTAAACCCTTTGCTATGTGCATATTTCAAACCCAAGATAAAGCCTCGATATTCAGCAACACTGGTTGTTGCTATTCCTAAACCTTCACGCAGCCTACAAATCTATTAATCGGAAAGTTGTAATATAAGTGCGACGAGAATAAGGAAAAGGAAATACAAATCCAAGAAAAGTAATTATTACCAAACTTCCGTCATCAGCTCGTACCACAGCTCCTGCACCAGCTTGTCCCGGATTTCCTTTCGAAGAACCATCAAATTCAAGAGTACAAGATCGCTGCTGAGAATAACCAGGATCAGGTTCTTTCCATCCCAACACCACAAACCATCAAGAAAATTTATAAGAGATCGACCTGATAGTTGGCCGCAAATTCACCATAAATTCGTTAAATTAAGATTTATTAGCTTCACCGACTTCCCATTGAGTATAAAGACAATTTATGTTGTTAATTAGATATACTGAAAGCATTTATGTTTTACAATTAGCTATCATCTTAACAGCCACTCACACCAGATGATAGAGCTTGGTCACCCTTAGGAAGATCTAACTTGATATGCTTTCTTAGGGAATCATTTGAAATAACTGCTGATCCAACAGCATCCTGCAAATAAACATGCCAATAAACAAGATAGATTCCAGTACTGTGGCAAGCCAAACACGTTATGCAGGGTAGCAAAACAAGAAATTAGTATTTCTTTTTTGTAAGAAATGTAAGTCAGTAGTACTTTTTTCATCAGTAAGTACTAATGAAACTACTTTGAGCCAAAATTTACATAATATACCTCTCCAAGAGCCAGGTAGTAGAATGCAGTACAGCAACAAAATACCATTGTAAATATACAGTTTGACAATCGCAACTCTATGTACTTCGCATACAAAAAGATGTCAGAATTCATCAAATTACAACATTTAAACAACCTAAATATGTTCTCTATCAACCAATAGGTGGTAACAGTTCCTCTCTAATGCTTGATGCAAACTTTGCGAAAAACTCTTTCGCCTAAGATAAGAACACTAATTAAAAAGACAATGGTTATCTATCTAGTTCATTTAAACTACTCAGCACTCCCGAAAATTCATCCTAAGTATTTGTTTTGAGGAAAAAGGTTTCCCATCTAGTCATTAAACCTAGCCTGCACTTCTGAAAGTTCAGGACTATAGCTCTTAATTATCTTTTCCACTAATATCAGACTAGTAATAGGAAATCTTTTTTATTATGACGACAAATCTGTCCACAGGACAATAGCTCTTAATTATCTTTTTCACTAATAGGAAactttttatccatatttgagGGTGCCCTTGAAAATGTTAGTCAATCAAGGGGGAAAGTTCAAAtcagaaagaaataaaagaaacatcAAAAGCCGTATAAAacattttcatatatatatatatatatatatatatatatatatatatatatatattttcattttcaccatttttctgTTTTGTCAAAGCACAGACGTGGTAAACTGGGATCATCCAGTCATCTAATGAAAATACTTGACAGACAGGTCACATGTAATTTCAGATCTCCACAATGCTATTAAACCAGTGGACAGAAATGTTTGTCAAGTTTATGTGGGAGAAAAAATTTCTTAACAGGAAGGACATTAATATCTCTTGTTTATTCTTCATTCTATGTTATTGATGTTTCTCATCTAAATAACTTATTGCTATAATGAGAAAAGACACCTTTTACTAGAAACAGTATTTTCAGATATCTAGCTACATTTACTAGGATGTGGCTCTTTGTAATGAAGTTCAATCTTATAAAGTCCAATACCTTACACGAGTTCATTaagataaagaaaaaacaaagataaCAGCTGCAAAAATTTGATGACAAGCTACTTTTCTCATAAGCCACCCagcatgaccaaattatattttattgaaataccactacttttatttttaaaattttttgtaAGCAACCAGCATGACCTATTTTTATGTTTGTTCACACAAATACAACAGCTGTGGAGACCGGTAGACAAattactactgctactgctataTCGAGATATTACTACACCAGCTGCAGAAACCTATTAACAAACTACTACTATTCCGCTTAAATACATCTAGCTCATCAATAGGTGCTTTATGGGAGACTTTCAACCTCATTAGATAACCATTGTCTTCAAAAAAGGGCTACCAAGACATAATAGATAAACGATGATAGTTCACTCACAATGGATTAGTATGAAATTTTCAAATTGAAAATGCAGATCTACTTTAGGAAAGGAAAATGCCTTCCAGCTGAATAAGTAGATTTCTCGTGTAAATTGTAAGACCATTGATTATGGCATCTTAAAGAACATTCAGCAAACAAACCCCTGGTGTTATAATCAGCCTCTATATCCAGAGAGGTGCAAATAGAAGAATGTACTCACTTCCTTGGATAACCAAAAACTGTTGGCACATTAAATTAACTCTCACTCTGTGGTACAAGAATGAGATATACTTCAAAAGCAACTGCTGCAGACACCGACCGACTTACAATAACCTAATATATCCCTAACTTACCGTATATTCTGACCACATTGCTTCCTGTGACCTCTTCTTCGGCATATGCTCAGACGCTCCACCTTTGGAAGAAGATGGCTGCTGCAAAAGATTTAGTGCTAATAAACTTGTATGaccaattcaaaagaaaaaagaggaaac is drawn from Nicotiana tabacum cultivar K326 chromosome 9, ASM71507v2, whole genome shotgun sequence and contains these coding sequences:
- the LOC107765689 gene encoding uncharacterized protein LOC107765689 isoform X1 — encoded protein: MKEDNGFFVVKKGDLVGVYRNLSDCQTQVGSSICDPPVSVYKGYSMPKDTEEYLLSCGLKHALYSIKAADLTEGLFGTLVPCPFQQPSSSKGGASEHMPKKRSQEAMWSEYTDAVGSAVISNDSLRKHIKLDLPKGDQALSSGQRSCTLEFDGSSKGNPGQAGAGAVVRADDGSLICRLREGLGIATTSVAEYRGFILGLKYAHSKGFTSIRAQGDSKLVCMQIQGLWKVKNQNISTLFQQAKQLKDRFLSFRIIHVLRESNCDADQQANLAVGLPDGHIQEEIEK
- the LOC107765689 gene encoding uncharacterized protein LOC107765689 isoform X4 — encoded protein: MKEDNGFFVVKKGDLVGVYRNLSDCQTQVGSSICDPPVSVYKGYSMPKDTEEYLLSCGLKHALYSIKAADLTEGLFGTLVPCPFQPSSSKGGASEHMPKKRSQEAMWSEYTDAVGSAVISNDSLRKHIKLDLPKGDQALSSGRSCTLEFDGSSKGNPGQAGAGAVVRADDGSLICRLREGLGIATTSVAEYRGFILGLKYAHSKGFTSIRAQGDSKLVCMQIQGLWKVKNQNISTLFQQAKQLKDRFLSFRIIHVLRESNCDADQQANLAVGLPDGHIQEEIEK
- the LOC107765689 gene encoding uncharacterized protein LOC107765689 isoform X2, which translates into the protein MKEDNGFFVVKKGDLVGVYRNLSDCQTQVGSSICDPPVSVYKGYSMPKDTEEYLLSCGLKHALYSIKAADLTEGLFGTLVPCPFQQPSSSKGGASEHMPKKRSQEAMWSEYTDAVGSAVISNDSLRKHIKLDLPKGDQALSSGRSCTLEFDGSSKGNPGQAGAGAVVRADDGSLICRLREGLGIATTSVAEYRGFILGLKYAHSKGFTSIRAQGDSKLVCMQIQGLWKVKNQNISTLFQQAKQLKDRFLSFRIIHVLRESNCDADQQANLAVGLPDGHIQEEIEK
- the LOC107765689 gene encoding uncharacterized protein LOC107765689 isoform X7 gives rise to the protein MKEDNGFFVVKKGDLVGVYRNLSDCQTQVGSSICDPPVSVYKGYSMPKDTEEYLLSCGLKHALYSIKAADLTEGLFGTLVPCPFQPSSSKGGASEHMPKKRSQEAMWSEYTQRSCTLEFDGSSKGNPGQAGAGAVVRADDGSLICRLREGLGIATTSVAEYRGFILGLKYAHSKGFTSIRAQGDSKLVCMQIQGLWKVKNQNISTLFQQAKQLKDRFLSFRIIHVLRESNCDADQQANLAVGLPDGHIQEEIEK
- the LOC107765689 gene encoding uncharacterized protein LOC107765689 isoform X3, which encodes MKEDNGFFVVKKGDLVGVYRNLSDCQTQVGSSICDPPVSVYKGYSMPKDTEEYLLSCGLKHALYSIKAADLTEGLFGTLVPCPFQPSSSKGGASEHMPKKRSQEAMWSEYTDAVGSAVISNDSLRKHIKLDLPKGDQALSSGQRSCTLEFDGSSKGNPGQAGAGAVVRADDGSLICRLREGLGIATTSVAEYRGFILGLKYAHSKGFTSIRAQGDSKLVCMQIQGLWKVKNQNISTLFQQAKQLKDRFLSFRIIHVLRESNCDADQQANLAVGLPDGHIQEEIEK
- the LOC107765689 gene encoding uncharacterized protein LOC107765689 isoform X5 → MKEDNGFFVVKKGDLVGVYRNLSDCQTQVGSSICDPPVSVYKGYSMPKDTEEYLLSCGLKHALYSIKAADLTEGLFGTLVPCPFQQPSSSKGGASEHMPKKRSQEAMWSEYTQRSCTLEFDGSSKGNPGQAGAGAVVRADDGSLICRLREGLGIATTSVAEYRGFILGLKYAHSKGFTSIRAQGDSKLVCMQIQGLWKVKNQNISTLFQQAKQLKDRFLSFRIIHVLRESNCDADQQANLAVGLPDGHIQEEIEK
- the LOC107765689 gene encoding uncharacterized protein LOC107765689 isoform X8, with amino-acid sequence MKEDNGFFVVKKGDLVGVYRNLSDCQTQVGSSICDPPVSVYKGYSMPKDTEEYLLSCGLKHALYSIKAADLTEGLFGTLVPCPFQPSSSKGGASEHMPKKRSQEAMWSEYTRSCTLEFDGSSKGNPGQAGAGAVVRADDGSLICRLREGLGIATTSVAEYRGFILGLKYAHSKGFTSIRAQGDSKLVCMQIQGLWKVKNQNISTLFQQAKQLKDRFLSFRIIHVLRESNCDADQQANLAVGLPDGHIQEEIEK
- the LOC107765689 gene encoding uncharacterized protein LOC107765689 isoform X6, with amino-acid sequence MKEDNGFFVVKKGDLVGVYRNLSDCQTQVGSSICDPPVSVYKGYSMPKDTEEYLLSCGLKHALYSIKAADLTEGLFGTLVPCPFQQPSSSKGGASEHMPKKRSQEAMWSEYTRSCTLEFDGSSKGNPGQAGAGAVVRADDGSLICRLREGLGIATTSVAEYRGFILGLKYAHSKGFTSIRAQGDSKLVCMQIQGLWKVKNQNISTLFQQAKQLKDRFLSFRIIHVLRESNCDADQQANLAVGLPDGHIQEEIEK
- the LOC107765689 gene encoding uncharacterized protein LOC107765689 isoform X9 gives rise to the protein MKEDNGFFVVKKGDLVGVYRNLSDCQTQVGSSICDPPVSVYKGYSMPKDTEEYLLSCGLKHALYSIKAADLTEGLFGTLVPCPFQQPSSSKGGASEHMPKKRSQEAMWSEYTDAVGSAVISNDSLRKHIKLDLPKGDQALSSGQRSCTLEFDGSSKGNPGQAGAGAVVRADDGSLICRLREGLGIATTSVAEYRGFILGLKYAHSKGFTSIRAQGDSKLVCMQVKEGL